Proteins from a genomic interval of Neodiprion lecontei isolate iyNeoLeco1 chromosome 2, iyNeoLeco1.1, whole genome shotgun sequence:
- the LOC107221642 gene encoding integrin alpha-PS1 isoform X1 — translation MQKYFISTLLILSISRDVFGFNLEYRIPVIKRGSAGSYFGYSVAEHQDVSDDDSQKSTSWMLVGAPLDQNRQPGTNRSGALWKCPLTTNTLDCEQVVTDGRTAAGIRSTSIADSEDLVAPNNESEIKDNQWLGVTVRSQGVGGKVMVCAHRYIVKTPDSRWGQGLCYILTKELEFEEVKKPCSGRRTNKAHEEFGYCQAGTSGLLTSEDRVLIGTPGPHTWRGNLFVFTIADNFLDRDNTIYHAPMQDASPVNKYSYLGMSVAAGNFFSLNTSYATGAPRSNGTGQVVLLSRHHNQEEMSVDLILDGEQFASSYGYEITSADVNGDNLTDLIVAAPFYFNKAEGGAVYVYTMLCKNATKNEKCNKPTKLIGREESRFGFALTNLGDLNKDGYEDIAIGAPYEGRGAVYIYLGSKDGLITSPSQVIHSSQMPTSLSTFGYSLSGGIDMDKNGYPDLLVGAYDDNAVILLRSRKIIDITTYIRYQNKDLTYQEKIAPIDPNKHGCPADPTSNYTCFSFEACCKTASLVRDEDTQNLRLNYYIEAETYSGVRKFSRVWFKNDNLRPSSINRTVTLDPKGVVHCQSDTVYLKENTRDIQSPIKFRFNYTLIQEEPVMPVEGDPLPEMKNFPILNQQEAARIFEATFQKECGSNDICESNVQLQAALNLTALSTAPNFYELLLGEKEEVVVDVNVTNIGESAYEAQLFIIHSPSLSYIASKSNDSILCNLYNNTVVCAIGNPFKMNQSVNIQVRFDPKGLGDNESQLEFITFVNSTSKEVIEKKPISLKATVSKRAELSIQGNIQRTYYGGLVIGESAIKHLHEVGPKVSHVYEVFNEGPWKVNIVEVHISWPYEVANDKPHGKWLLYLEELPTVQASGGGQCSLPYEHDVNPLGLQGSLSLDDVDAIFPSTTVISPLNGYMNRSSNMRRRRDTEKVINTKTMIGEDGLRHQIVSMNCKASTAKCFDIKCIIYNLQRNQEAVIAIKARLWNSTLVEDYPRVDEVRIGSNARIIIPSNVVIEQENLKDDEAVAETIAYPSLLGQQDAEPVPIWIIIVAIVAGLLLLILLTLVLWKLGFFKRRRPDPTLSGNLEKHRDDNPENEALFKH, via the exons ATGCAGAAATACTTCATATCCACACTGTTAATCCTCTCGATATCACGCGATGTCTTCGGGTTTAATTTGGAGTACCGAATACCTGTTATCAAACGAGGCTCGGCAGGATCATATTTTGGTTACTCTGTAGCTGAACACCAAGACGTTTCCGATGATGATTCCCAGAAATCCACAAGTTG GATGCTGGTTGGCGCTCCTTTGGATCAAAATCGTCAGCCTGGAACGAACAGATCTGGAGCTCTGTGGAAATGTCCGCTTACCACGAATACTTTGGATTGTGAACAAGTTGTTACTGACGGAAGAACCG CAGCAGGAATTCGAAGTACTTCAA TTGCCGATTCCGAAGATTTGGTCGCACCGAATAATGAATCTGAAATAAAAGACAATCAGTGGCTTGGAGTGACTGTTAGAAGCCAAGGTGTTGGCGGCAAAGTTATG GTCTGTGCTCATCGTTACATTGTCAAAACGCCAGATTCACGATGGGGTCAAGGTCTCTGCTATATTTTGACTAAGGAATTGGAATTCGAAGAAGTTAAGAAGCCCTGTTCTGGCAGACGGACAAACAA AGCTCACGAGGAGTTTGGATACTGCCAGGCAGGTACTAGCGGATTGTTGACGTCAGAAGACCGCGTACTGATCGGAACACCAGGCCCTCACACGTGGAGAGGAAACCTTTTTGTCTTTACTATTGCAGACAATTTTTTGGATCGTGACAACACCATCTATCATGCCCCAATGCAGGACGCTTCTCCCGTCAACAAGTATAGCTATTTGG gAATGTCCGTGGCTGCAGGTAACTTTTTTAGTCTAAACACTTCCTACGCCACTGGCGCACCCCGATCTAACGGTACAGGACAGGTGGTCCTATTGTCAAGACATCACAATCAGGAAGAAATGAGCGTAGACTTGATTTTGGATGGCGAGCAATTCGCCTCAAGCTACGGATACGAAATAACGTCCGCTGACGTTAATGGAGACAA CCTCACAGATCTTATAGTAGCTGCACcgttttatttcaacaaaGCAGAGGGTGGGGCGGTTTACGTTTACACAATGCTGTGCAAAAACGCAACAAAGAATGAAAAGTGCAACAAACCAACCAAGTTAATTGGACGCGAGGAGTCACG ATTCGGATTTGCTCTAACCAATTTGGGGGACCTGAACAAGGATGGATACGAAGATATTGCTATTGGAGCACCTTACGAAGGCAGGGGGGCAGTTTATATCTACCTTGGGTCTAAAGATGGCTTAATCACTTCTCCATCTCAG GTGATTCATTCGAGTCAAATGCCAACCTCCCTCAGCACATTTGGGTATTCTTTAAGCGGGGGAATTGACATGGATAAAAATGGATATCCAGATCTTTTAGTCGGCGCTTACGACGACAACGCTGTTATCCTCCTCAGGTCTCGAAAGATCATCGATATTACAACCTACATTCGATATCAGAATAAAGATTTGACTTACCAAGAAAAGATCGCGCCAATAGATCCAAACAAGCATGGATGTCCTGCTGATCCTACTTCTAACTACACGTG TTTCTCATTCGAAGCCTGCTGCAAAACCGCGTCATTGGTCAGAGATGAAGACACGCAAAATCTCCGACTCAACTACTACATAGAAGCAGAAACTTATTCAGGAGTGAGAAAGTTTTCTCGAGTCTGGTTTAAAAATGACAATCTACGTCCAAGTTCTATCAATCGTACTGTAACGCTGGATCCAAAAGGGGTGGTGCACTGCCAATCTGACACTGTTTATCTAAAG GAAAACACACGTGACATTCAATCCCCGATAAAGTTTAGATTTAATTACACGTTGATTCAAGAAGAACCAGTTATGCCGGTTGAAGGAGACCCGTTGcctgaaatgaaaaactttcCCATACTGAATCAGCAGGAAGCTGCGAGAATATTTGAAGCTACTTTCCAAAAAGAATGTGGATCGAATGATATTTGTGAAAGTAATGTTCAGCTTCAAGCAGCGTTAAATCTGACAG CGTTATCAACCGCGCCAAACTTTTATGAATTATTGCTTGGCGAAAAGGAAGAAGTTGTCGTTGATGTAAACGTGACAAATATTGGAGAATCTGCTTACGAGGCCCAGCTCTTTATCATCCATTCACCAAGCCTAAGCTATATTGCTAGTAAAAGTAACGATTCGATCCTTTGTAACTTGTACAATAACACTGTCGTCTGCGCAATTGGAAATCCGTTCAAAATGAACCAGTCTGTGAACATACAAGTCAGATTTGACCCTAAAGGGCTCGGGGACAATGAGTCTCAACTTGAATTCATAACTTTTGTCAATTCAACGTCAAAAGAGGTCATCGAAAAGAAGCCCATTTCTTTGAAAGCCACTGTCTCAAAAAGGGCTGAATTATCCATTCAAGG GAATATACAAAGAACGTATTACGGAGGACTTGTAATTGGCGAATCTGCCATAAAACATCTGCACGAAGTTGGACCAAAAGTGTCACATGTTTACGAAGTATTCAACGAAGGTCCGTGGAAAGTGAACATCGTCGAGGTTCACATATCCTGGCCTTACGAAGTTGCTAATGATAAACCTCACGGCAAATGGCTTCTCTATTTGGAAGAATTGCCAACAGTACAAG CCTCAGGAGGTGGTCAGTGTTCATTACCTTACGAGCACGACGTTAATCCGCTAGGATTACAAGGAAGTCTTAGTCTCGATGATGTGGACGCTATCTTTCCATCGACCACAGTTATCTCACCACTTAACGGCTACATGAATCGCTCGAGTAATATGCGAAGACGTAGAGACACTGAAAAAGTAATAAACACAAAGACGATGATTGGCGAAGATGGTCTGAGGCACCAAATTGTCTCTATG AATTGCAAAGCAAGCACGGCAAAGTGTTTCGATATTAAGtgcataatatataatttgcAAAGGAATCAAGAAGCAGTAATCGCAATTAAGGCCAG ACTTTGGAATTCAACGCTAGTCGAAGATTATCCAAGAGTGGATGAAGTTAGGATTGGATCAAATGCAAGAATAATTATCCCGTCTAACGTCGTCATAGAACAGGAAAATCTGAAAGACGACGAAGCTGTC GCGGAAACCATAGCTTATCCAAGTTTACTGGGTCAACAAGACGCGGAACCAGTGCCGATATGGATAATTATTGTGGCTATAGTGGCAGGCTTGTTACTTCTTATTCTGCTGACACTCGTGCTCTGGAAACTTGGATTCTTCAAGAGACGCAGGCCCGATCCCACACTATCTGGTAATCTTGAGAAACATAGAGACGATAACCCGGAGAACGAAGCACTGTTCAAGCACTGA
- the LOC107221642 gene encoding integrin alpha-PS1 isoform X2, with amino-acid sequence MQKYFISTLLILSISRDVFGFNLEYRIPVIKRGSAGSYFGYSVAEHQDVSDDDSQKSTSWMLVGAPLDQNRQPGTNRSGALWKCPLTTNTLDCEQVVTDGRTVADSEDLVAPNNESEIKDNQWLGVTVRSQGVGGKVMVCAHRYIVKTPDSRWGQGLCYILTKELEFEEVKKPCSGRRTNKAHEEFGYCQAGTSGLLTSEDRVLIGTPGPHTWRGNLFVFTIADNFLDRDNTIYHAPMQDASPVNKYSYLGMSVAAGNFFSLNTSYATGAPRSNGTGQVVLLSRHHNQEEMSVDLILDGEQFASSYGYEITSADVNGDNLTDLIVAAPFYFNKAEGGAVYVYTMLCKNATKNEKCNKPTKLIGREESRFGFALTNLGDLNKDGYEDIAIGAPYEGRGAVYIYLGSKDGLITSPSQVIHSSQMPTSLSTFGYSLSGGIDMDKNGYPDLLVGAYDDNAVILLRSRKIIDITTYIRYQNKDLTYQEKIAPIDPNKHGCPADPTSNYTCFSFEACCKTASLVRDEDTQNLRLNYYIEAETYSGVRKFSRVWFKNDNLRPSSINRTVTLDPKGVVHCQSDTVYLKENTRDIQSPIKFRFNYTLIQEEPVMPVEGDPLPEMKNFPILNQQEAARIFEATFQKECGSNDICESNVQLQAALNLTALSTAPNFYELLLGEKEEVVVDVNVTNIGESAYEAQLFIIHSPSLSYIASKSNDSILCNLYNNTVVCAIGNPFKMNQSVNIQVRFDPKGLGDNESQLEFITFVNSTSKEVIEKKPISLKATVSKRAELSIQGNIQRTYYGGLVIGESAIKHLHEVGPKVSHVYEVFNEGPWKVNIVEVHISWPYEVANDKPHGKWLLYLEELPTVQASGGGQCSLPYEHDVNPLGLQGSLSLDDVDAIFPSTTVISPLNGYMNRSSNMRRRRDTEKVINTKTMIGEDGLRHQIVSMNCKASTAKCFDIKCIIYNLQRNQEAVIAIKARLWNSTLVEDYPRVDEVRIGSNARIIIPSNVVIEQENLKDDEAVAETIAYPSLLGQQDAEPVPIWIIIVAIVAGLLLLILLTLVLWKLGFFKRRRPDPTLSGNLEKHRDDNPENEALFKH; translated from the exons ATGCAGAAATACTTCATATCCACACTGTTAATCCTCTCGATATCACGCGATGTCTTCGGGTTTAATTTGGAGTACCGAATACCTGTTATCAAACGAGGCTCGGCAGGATCATATTTTGGTTACTCTGTAGCTGAACACCAAGACGTTTCCGATGATGATTCCCAGAAATCCACAAGTTG GATGCTGGTTGGCGCTCCTTTGGATCAAAATCGTCAGCCTGGAACGAACAGATCTGGAGCTCTGTGGAAATGTCCGCTTACCACGAATACTTTGGATTGTGAACAAGTTGTTACTGACGGAAGAACCG TTGCCGATTCCGAAGATTTGGTCGCACCGAATAATGAATCTGAAATAAAAGACAATCAGTGGCTTGGAGTGACTGTTAGAAGCCAAGGTGTTGGCGGCAAAGTTATG GTCTGTGCTCATCGTTACATTGTCAAAACGCCAGATTCACGATGGGGTCAAGGTCTCTGCTATATTTTGACTAAGGAATTGGAATTCGAAGAAGTTAAGAAGCCCTGTTCTGGCAGACGGACAAACAA AGCTCACGAGGAGTTTGGATACTGCCAGGCAGGTACTAGCGGATTGTTGACGTCAGAAGACCGCGTACTGATCGGAACACCAGGCCCTCACACGTGGAGAGGAAACCTTTTTGTCTTTACTATTGCAGACAATTTTTTGGATCGTGACAACACCATCTATCATGCCCCAATGCAGGACGCTTCTCCCGTCAACAAGTATAGCTATTTGG gAATGTCCGTGGCTGCAGGTAACTTTTTTAGTCTAAACACTTCCTACGCCACTGGCGCACCCCGATCTAACGGTACAGGACAGGTGGTCCTATTGTCAAGACATCACAATCAGGAAGAAATGAGCGTAGACTTGATTTTGGATGGCGAGCAATTCGCCTCAAGCTACGGATACGAAATAACGTCCGCTGACGTTAATGGAGACAA CCTCACAGATCTTATAGTAGCTGCACcgttttatttcaacaaaGCAGAGGGTGGGGCGGTTTACGTTTACACAATGCTGTGCAAAAACGCAACAAAGAATGAAAAGTGCAACAAACCAACCAAGTTAATTGGACGCGAGGAGTCACG ATTCGGATTTGCTCTAACCAATTTGGGGGACCTGAACAAGGATGGATACGAAGATATTGCTATTGGAGCACCTTACGAAGGCAGGGGGGCAGTTTATATCTACCTTGGGTCTAAAGATGGCTTAATCACTTCTCCATCTCAG GTGATTCATTCGAGTCAAATGCCAACCTCCCTCAGCACATTTGGGTATTCTTTAAGCGGGGGAATTGACATGGATAAAAATGGATATCCAGATCTTTTAGTCGGCGCTTACGACGACAACGCTGTTATCCTCCTCAGGTCTCGAAAGATCATCGATATTACAACCTACATTCGATATCAGAATAAAGATTTGACTTACCAAGAAAAGATCGCGCCAATAGATCCAAACAAGCATGGATGTCCTGCTGATCCTACTTCTAACTACACGTG TTTCTCATTCGAAGCCTGCTGCAAAACCGCGTCATTGGTCAGAGATGAAGACACGCAAAATCTCCGACTCAACTACTACATAGAAGCAGAAACTTATTCAGGAGTGAGAAAGTTTTCTCGAGTCTGGTTTAAAAATGACAATCTACGTCCAAGTTCTATCAATCGTACTGTAACGCTGGATCCAAAAGGGGTGGTGCACTGCCAATCTGACACTGTTTATCTAAAG GAAAACACACGTGACATTCAATCCCCGATAAAGTTTAGATTTAATTACACGTTGATTCAAGAAGAACCAGTTATGCCGGTTGAAGGAGACCCGTTGcctgaaatgaaaaactttcCCATACTGAATCAGCAGGAAGCTGCGAGAATATTTGAAGCTACTTTCCAAAAAGAATGTGGATCGAATGATATTTGTGAAAGTAATGTTCAGCTTCAAGCAGCGTTAAATCTGACAG CGTTATCAACCGCGCCAAACTTTTATGAATTATTGCTTGGCGAAAAGGAAGAAGTTGTCGTTGATGTAAACGTGACAAATATTGGAGAATCTGCTTACGAGGCCCAGCTCTTTATCATCCATTCACCAAGCCTAAGCTATATTGCTAGTAAAAGTAACGATTCGATCCTTTGTAACTTGTACAATAACACTGTCGTCTGCGCAATTGGAAATCCGTTCAAAATGAACCAGTCTGTGAACATACAAGTCAGATTTGACCCTAAAGGGCTCGGGGACAATGAGTCTCAACTTGAATTCATAACTTTTGTCAATTCAACGTCAAAAGAGGTCATCGAAAAGAAGCCCATTTCTTTGAAAGCCACTGTCTCAAAAAGGGCTGAATTATCCATTCAAGG GAATATACAAAGAACGTATTACGGAGGACTTGTAATTGGCGAATCTGCCATAAAACATCTGCACGAAGTTGGACCAAAAGTGTCACATGTTTACGAAGTATTCAACGAAGGTCCGTGGAAAGTGAACATCGTCGAGGTTCACATATCCTGGCCTTACGAAGTTGCTAATGATAAACCTCACGGCAAATGGCTTCTCTATTTGGAAGAATTGCCAACAGTACAAG CCTCAGGAGGTGGTCAGTGTTCATTACCTTACGAGCACGACGTTAATCCGCTAGGATTACAAGGAAGTCTTAGTCTCGATGATGTGGACGCTATCTTTCCATCGACCACAGTTATCTCACCACTTAACGGCTACATGAATCGCTCGAGTAATATGCGAAGACGTAGAGACACTGAAAAAGTAATAAACACAAAGACGATGATTGGCGAAGATGGTCTGAGGCACCAAATTGTCTCTATG AATTGCAAAGCAAGCACGGCAAAGTGTTTCGATATTAAGtgcataatatataatttgcAAAGGAATCAAGAAGCAGTAATCGCAATTAAGGCCAG ACTTTGGAATTCAACGCTAGTCGAAGATTATCCAAGAGTGGATGAAGTTAGGATTGGATCAAATGCAAGAATAATTATCCCGTCTAACGTCGTCATAGAACAGGAAAATCTGAAAGACGACGAAGCTGTC GCGGAAACCATAGCTTATCCAAGTTTACTGGGTCAACAAGACGCGGAACCAGTGCCGATATGGATAATTATTGTGGCTATAGTGGCAGGCTTGTTACTTCTTATTCTGCTGACACTCGTGCTCTGGAAACTTGGATTCTTCAAGAGACGCAGGCCCGATCCCACACTATCTGGTAATCTTGAGAAACATAGAGACGATAACCCGGAGAACGAAGCACTGTTCAAGCACTGA
- the LOC107221628 gene encoding post-GPI attachment to proteins factor 3 isoform X1, with amino-acid sequence MSNLFYGLIIILGFTVFNAECSNGDRSTYYRECLRKCYTINCTTDMSFKESAPLELRLLLWTCDDNCRYICMWKTVDYFASQGWNIPQFYGKWPFARMLGLQEPASVIFSILNFQVHYTMYKKFKQAIRPSNPMKLAWSYLSIVCMNGWIWSTVFHARDKTFTEVMDYSCAFAMVLTFLYCVMLRIALENYRAVIFVTCGYLTVLYTHLSHLWSGKINYGYNMKFNLALGLLTFLVTMAWWYRNRKELEHASLIAWFNIGTVLVTLLEVADFPPILWTFDAHSLWHASTVPLAILLYRFIIQDCKHLQKLAEKI; translated from the exons ATGTCAAATTTGTTTTACGGTCTGATTATAATACTCGGATTCACAGTTTTCAACGCTGAATGTTCGAATGGAGACAGATCAACTTACTACAGAGAATGCCTTCGAAAATGCTACACGATAAACTGCACCACAG ACATGAGCTTCAAGGAAAGCGCACCTCTGGAGTTAAGGCTATTATTATGGACATGCGACGACAACTGTCGTTACATTTGCATGTGGAAAACCGTAGACTATTTTGCTTCTCAAGGCTGGAACATTCCTCAATTTTATGGAAAG TGGCCATTTGCTCGAATGCTGGGCCTACAAGAGCCGGCTTCTGTAATATTTTCCATATTAAACTTCCAAGTGCATTACACGATGTACAAAAAGTTTAAACAGGCTATAAGACCTTCCAATCCTATGAAATTAGCCTGGAGTTACCTTAGCATT GTGTGCATGAATGGGTGGATCTGGTCTACAGTGTTTCATGCACGTGATAAAACTTTCACAGAAGTGATGGATTATTCTTGTGCGTTTGCCATGGTTCTAACTTTTTTATACTGTGTGATGTTacg aatAGCATTGGAAAACTATAGAGCAGTCATTTTTGTAACTTGCGGATATTTGACCGTACTCTATACACATCTGTCTCATTTATGGTCTGGGAAAATAAATTACGGGTATAATATGAAGTTCAACCTGGCccttg GACTCCTCACATTCCTCGTGACAATGGCTTGGTGGTATCGCAACCGAAAAGAACTTGAACACGCATCATTGATTGCCTGGTTCAATATTGGGACCGTTTTAGTTACGTTACTAGAAGTTGCCGACTTCCCTCCAATTCTGTGGACATTTGATGCCCATTCCTTATGGCACGCTTCCACCGTACCACTGGCGATACTTTTGTATCG ATTCATCATTCAAGACTGCAaacatttacaaaaattggCTGAGAAGATTTAA
- the LOC107221628 gene encoding post-GPI attachment to proteins factor 3 isoform X2: protein MSFKESAPLELRLLLWTCDDNCRYICMWKTVDYFASQGWNIPQFYGKWPFARMLGLQEPASVIFSILNFQVHYTMYKKFKQAIRPSNPMKLAWSYLSIVCMNGWIWSTVFHARDKTFTEVMDYSCAFAMVLTFLYCVMLRIALENYRAVIFVTCGYLTVLYTHLSHLWSGKINYGYNMKFNLALGLLTFLVTMAWWYRNRKELEHASLIAWFNIGTVLVTLLEVADFPPILWTFDAHSLWHASTVPLAILLYRFIIQDCKHLQKLAEKI from the exons ATGAGCTTCAAGGAAAGCGCACCTCTGGAGTTAAGGCTATTATTATGGACATGCGACGACAACTGTCGTTACATTTGCATGTGGAAAACCGTAGACTATTTTGCTTCTCAAGGCTGGAACATTCCTCAATTTTATGGAAAG TGGCCATTTGCTCGAATGCTGGGCCTACAAGAGCCGGCTTCTGTAATATTTTCCATATTAAACTTCCAAGTGCATTACACGATGTACAAAAAGTTTAAACAGGCTATAAGACCTTCCAATCCTATGAAATTAGCCTGGAGTTACCTTAGCATT GTGTGCATGAATGGGTGGATCTGGTCTACAGTGTTTCATGCACGTGATAAAACTTTCACAGAAGTGATGGATTATTCTTGTGCGTTTGCCATGGTTCTAACTTTTTTATACTGTGTGATGTTacg aatAGCATTGGAAAACTATAGAGCAGTCATTTTTGTAACTTGCGGATATTTGACCGTACTCTATACACATCTGTCTCATTTATGGTCTGGGAAAATAAATTACGGGTATAATATGAAGTTCAACCTGGCccttg GACTCCTCACATTCCTCGTGACAATGGCTTGGTGGTATCGCAACCGAAAAGAACTTGAACACGCATCATTGATTGCCTGGTTCAATATTGGGACCGTTTTAGTTACGTTACTAGAAGTTGCCGACTTCCCTCCAATTCTGTGGACATTTGATGCCCATTCCTTATGGCACGCTTCCACCGTACCACTGGCGATACTTTTGTATCG ATTCATCATTCAAGACTGCAaacatttacaaaaattggCTGAGAAGATTTAA
- the LOC107221625 gene encoding coenzyme Q-binding protein COQ10 homolog B, mitochondrial: MYSYKRLVESCTLQIGKSYKVKANLKRTFMNLGNQNRCKEFEGRKLVGFSMEQMFKVVADVGNYKTFVPFCKRSDIMSKSDGFLSASLVIGFPPINESYTSKVTMIHPRLVKAECSDGKLFNHLNTLWVFSPGLKNNEQTCVIDFSLSFEFKSVLHSQLSNLFFNEIVRQMENAFIEEAKKRYGRPCIKVVRLER; this comes from the exons ATGTACAG TTATAAACGGTTGGTTGAAAGTTGCACTTTGCAAATTGGAAAAAGTTACAAAGTCAAGGCCAATCTGAAGAGAACATTTATGAACCTAGGAAACCAAAATAGGTGCAAAGAATTTGAGGGCAGAAAACTTGTTGG TTTCTCAATGGAGCAGATGTTCAAGGTCGTTGCTGATGTTGGTAACTACAAAACTTTCGTACCATTCTGCAAGAGGTCTGATATAATGTCCAAAAGCGATGGATTCCTGAGCGCAAGTTTGGTCATTGGATTTCCGCCAATAAACGAGAGCTATACCTCAAAAGTGACAATGATACACCCGCGTTTGGTGAAAGCTGAATGCAGCGATGGGAAACTTTTCAACCACTTGAATACGCTGTGGGTATTCAGTCCTGGACTGAAGAACAATGAGCAGACCTGCGTTATagacttctctctctctttcgagTTTAAGTCAGTACTTCATTCTCAGTTGTCGAATTTATTCTTCAACGAGATTGTCAGACAGATGGAAAATGCTTTCATCGAAGAAGCCAAAAAACGGTACGGTAGACCATGCATCAAGGTTGTCAGACTGGAAAGATGA
- the LOC107221647 gene encoding succinate dehydrogenase [ubiquinone] iron-sulfur subunit, mitochondrial, translating into MAKIFPTNCRNVIRQVRGLHSSTVQNAEARLKTFSIYRWNPDKPDEKPDMQDYKVDLNSCGPMVLDALIKIKNEVDPTLTFRRSCREGICGSCAMNIGGTNTLACISKIDTNLSKRTKIYPLPHMYVVKDLVPDMNHFYSQYRSIQPWLQRKDAKESGSQQYLQSVDDRKKLDGLYECILCACCSTSCPSYWWNGDKYLGPAVLMQAYRWIIDSRDDLSKERLEKLRDPFSVYRCHTIMNCSRTCPKGLNPGKAIAEIKKLLAGVIEKGEPGLNTTALHN; encoded by the exons ATGGCAAAGATTTTCCCGACAAATTGCCGAAATGTCATTCGACAG GTTCGTGGATTGCATTCATCCACGGTCCAAAATGCTGAAGCCAGATTGAAGACTTTCAGCATTTACCGATGGAATCCCGACAAGCCTGATGAGAAACCGGACATGCAAGATTACAAAGTTGACTTGAATTC atgtGGTCCCATGGTATTAGATGCTTTGATTAAGATTAAAAATGAGGTCGATCCAACTTTGACTTTCCGCCGTTCATGTCGGGAGGGAATCTGCGGTTCTTGTGCAATGAACATCGGTGGAACGAACACTCTTGCCTGTATTAG CAAGATTGACACAAACCTTAGCAAGAGAACTAAGATCTATCCATTGCCTCATATGTATGTCGTAAAAGACTTGGTGCCAGACATGAACCACTTTTACTCTCAATACCGCAGTATACAGCCATGGCTCCAACGTAAAGATGCTAAAGAAAGTGGTAGCCAGCAATACCTGCAAAGTGTTGACGATCGTAAAAAGTTG gATGGTCTATACGAGTGCATTTTATGCGCGTGCTGCAGTACTTCTTGCCCGTCTTATTGGTGGAATGGAGACAAATATTTAGGCCCGGCAGTTTTGATGCAG GCTTACCGGTGGATCATCGACTCAAGAGACGATTTATCCAAGGAACGTCTCGAGAAACTAAGAGACCCGTTCTCAGTCTACCGTTGCCATACAATTATGAATTGCAGTCGAACATGCCCTAAG GGGCTGAATCCTGGTAAGGCAATTGCAGAGATAAAGAAGTTGTTAGCTGGTGTTATAGAAAAGGGTGAACCGGGTCTCAACACTACTGCTCTGCACAATTGA